The Streptomyces sp. NBC_00440 genome contains a region encoding:
- a CDS encoding aldo/keto reductase yields METIDGTTAAGTHLPRTRALGRSGIEVSALGFGCWAIGGEWQDPDGSPLGWGKVDDEVSVRAVRRALDLGVTFFDTADVYGTGHSERVLGRALGRRRADVVVATKWGNLFDEESMVLTGGDDSPVYVRRALTASLARLGTDYVDLYQLHLSDVDPERAAPLRDACEDLVREGLIRAYAWSTDDPARAAVFAAGPHCAAVQHRCNVLQDAPEMLALCEETALASINRSPLAMGLLTGKHMPGSTLGAGDIRNAPPAWLPGFAAGGGADPRWLARVEAVRSILTSRGRTLAQGSLAWLWARSPRTVPIPGFRTVAQAEENARTLEFGPLAEEEVAEIGRVLGT; encoded by the coding sequence ATGGAGACGATTGACGGGACGACGGCCGCCGGTACACACCTGCCTCGCACAAGGGCCCTCGGACGGAGCGGAATCGAGGTGAGCGCCCTCGGTTTTGGCTGCTGGGCCATCGGCGGGGAATGGCAGGACCCGGACGGGAGCCCGCTCGGCTGGGGCAAGGTCGATGACGAGGTGTCCGTTCGTGCCGTGCGCCGTGCGCTGGACCTCGGCGTGACCTTCTTCGACACCGCCGACGTCTACGGAACCGGGCACAGCGAGCGCGTACTCGGACGGGCCCTCGGCAGGCGCCGGGCGGACGTCGTCGTGGCCACCAAGTGGGGCAACCTCTTCGACGAGGAGAGCATGGTCCTGACGGGCGGCGACGACTCACCGGTGTACGTACGGCGTGCGCTGACGGCGTCGCTCGCCAGGCTGGGCACCGACTACGTGGACCTCTACCAGCTCCACCTGTCGGACGTGGATCCTGAACGGGCCGCTCCCCTGCGGGATGCCTGTGAAGATCTCGTACGAGAAGGGCTCATCCGCGCGTACGCATGGAGCACCGACGACCCGGCGCGCGCGGCGGTCTTCGCCGCGGGCCCGCACTGCGCGGCCGTGCAGCACCGCTGCAACGTCCTCCAGGACGCGCCCGAAATGCTCGCCTTGTGCGAGGAGACCGCTCTTGCGAGCATCAACCGCAGCCCGCTCGCGATGGGGCTGCTGACCGGGAAGCACATGCCGGGAAGCACACTCGGCGCCGGTGACATCCGCAATGCGCCGCCTGCCTGGCTGCCGGGTTTCGCGGCGGGTGGCGGCGCTGATCCGCGATGGCTCGCGCGCGTCGAGGCTGTACGGTCCATCCTCACGAGCCGCGGGCGCACTCTCGCCCAGGGCTCGCTGGCCTGGCTGTGGGCGCGCAGCCCGCGGACGGTGCCCATCCCCGGCTTTCGGACCGTGGCGCAGGCAGAGGAAAACGCCCGGACGCTGGAGTTCGGGCCGCTGGCAGAGGAGGAGGTCGCAGAGATCGGGCGTGTGCTGGGGACTTGA
- a CDS encoding amidase, whose translation MGADDLVWQDAIGLARLIPEGTVSAVEVVAAHLDRIEAVGDRVNAFVTVLGEQALHAAARPASGPLGGVPFTVKDSFGTAGVRTTRGSRLFADRVPESDATPVARLRQAGGILLAKTNLPEMSYWTETDNHVAGRSLNPYDPQRTPGGSSGGESAAIASGLSPLGIGSDVAISVRGPAADTGIASIKPTHGRVPMTGHFPAVPRRWWHAGPMARSVRDLRLALSLMEGPDGADPYTVVPAAEASAESETSAQG comes from the coding sequence ATGGGAGCCGACGACCTCGTATGGCAGGACGCGATCGGTCTCGCCCGTCTGATTCCCGAGGGCACGGTGAGCGCCGTCGAGGTGGTGGCCGCCCACCTCGACCGGATCGAGGCGGTCGGTGACCGGGTGAACGCCTTCGTGACCGTGCTCGGTGAGCAGGCTCTGCACGCCGCAGCGCGACCGGCAAGCGGCCCGCTCGGCGGGGTGCCCTTCACGGTCAAGGACTCCTTCGGCACGGCGGGGGTCCGTACCACCCGCGGATCGAGGCTCTTCGCCGACCGGGTGCCCGAAAGCGACGCCACTCCGGTGGCCCGTCTTCGGCAAGCCGGCGGCATCCTGCTGGCCAAGACGAACCTGCCGGAGATGTCCTACTGGACCGAGACGGACAACCACGTCGCAGGCAGGTCCCTGAACCCCTACGACCCGCAACGCACCCCCGGAGGCTCCAGCGGTGGTGAGTCAGCGGCCATCGCAAGCGGACTCTCGCCTCTCGGTATCGGGAGCGATGTCGCCATCTCCGTGCGCGGGCCCGCCGCCGACACCGGGATCGCCTCGATCAAGCCCACCCACGGCAGGGTGCCGATGACCGGCCACTTCCCCGCCGTACCGCGCCGTTGGTGGCACGCGGGCCCCATGGCCCGCAGCGTGCGCGACCTGCGCCTGGCCCTGTCCCTCATGGAAGGACCCGACGGCGCCGACCCCTACACCGTCGTACCGGCCGCCGAAGCGAGCGCGGAATCGGAGACCTCGGCACAGGGGTAG
- a CDS encoding purine-cytosine permease family protein, translated as MMKGHPSFALERRTIEHIPATERHGRPWHQLALWFSTNVQINTLITGAVTIGMGLDLTWAVISIVVGNLVGGLFMAYHSAQGPQLGLPQMVQSRAQFGLYGAVLPSAMVVLMYLGFAVEGSLVAGQAIAAWAHVPKTVGIVVFNLVLLMIPLVGYRLIHAAGRVVAVISGVAFLALFVRLLPQLSSHPSGATTHSVGAVVSAISVCVAWQVTWAPYVSDYSRYLPADTPTRVTFAYTYLGSAVGGAGTMIVGAMAATVNSAAVNSDAIGFLAGRFPSVSGLLVVALLVGLVPAGAEGPYGAFLTAVSALSAEGRVRSTAAARAFFVICFAVVASALAIVSSGSLLTTFQNITLFVLYLLVPWTAINLTDYYVVRRGHYDIPALLTKNGRYGTFTWWAVLIYFVSIAVELPFINSSVYVGPLVASLGGADVSWLVGLVVGGGGYYACAKLIRDRRIEPVVQPS; from the coding sequence ATGATGAAGGGGCACCCGTCGTTCGCGCTGGAGCGGCGCACGATCGAACACATTCCAGCCACGGAACGCCACGGTCGGCCATGGCACCAGCTCGCCCTGTGGTTCTCCACCAATGTGCAGATCAACACTCTGATCACCGGCGCGGTGACCATCGGGATGGGACTCGACCTGACCTGGGCGGTCATCAGCATCGTGGTGGGGAATCTGGTCGGCGGGCTGTTCATGGCCTACCACTCCGCGCAGGGGCCCCAGCTCGGTCTTCCACAAATGGTGCAGAGCCGCGCCCAGTTCGGTCTCTACGGCGCGGTGCTGCCCTCCGCCATGGTCGTGTTGATGTACCTCGGCTTCGCCGTCGAGGGCAGCCTGGTCGCCGGGCAGGCGATCGCGGCATGGGCCCATGTGCCGAAGACGGTGGGCATCGTGGTGTTCAACCTGGTGCTGCTCATGATTCCCCTGGTGGGATACCGGCTGATCCATGCCGCAGGCCGGGTCGTCGCGGTGATCTCGGGTGTGGCGTTCCTCGCGTTGTTCGTACGGCTTCTCCCGCAGCTGTCCAGCCACCCGTCCGGCGCGACCACGCACTCCGTCGGCGCCGTCGTGTCGGCGATCTCGGTCTGCGTCGCCTGGCAGGTCACCTGGGCTCCCTATGTGTCCGACTACTCCCGCTACCTGCCCGCGGACACACCGACCAGGGTGACGTTCGCCTACACATATCTCGGTTCGGCCGTGGGCGGTGCGGGCACGATGATCGTCGGAGCGATGGCCGCGACCGTCAACAGTGCCGCGGTGAACTCCGACGCGATCGGGTTCCTGGCCGGCCGCTTTCCGTCGGTCAGTGGTCTGCTGGTCGTGGCGCTGCTGGTCGGCTTGGTCCCGGCCGGCGCGGAGGGCCCGTACGGTGCCTTCCTCACCGCGGTCAGCGCGCTGTCGGCGGAGGGCCGGGTGCGTTCGACCGCGGCAGCACGGGCGTTCTTCGTGATCTGCTTCGCGGTCGTCGCGAGCGCGCTCGCCATCGTGTCCAGCGGCAGTCTGCTGACGACCTTCCAGAACATCACGCTGTTCGTGCTGTACCTGCTGGTGCCGTGGACCGCGATCAACCTCACCGACTACTACGTCGTTCGCCGCGGTCACTACGACATTCCCGCGCTGCTGACGAAGAACGGCCGCTACGGTACTTTCACCTGGTGGGCGGTGCTCATCTACTTCGTGTCGATCGCCGTTGAACTGCCGTTCATCAACAGCAGTGTCTACGTGGGGCCGTTGGTGGCATCCCTGGGCGGCGCCGACGTGTCCTGGCTCGTCGGGCTCGTGGTGGGCGGAGGGGGATACTACGCCTGCGCCAAGCTGATCCGGGATCGTCGGATCGAGCCGGTTGTGCAACCGTCGTAG
- a CDS encoding serine hydrolase domain-containing protein, translated as MNASQEVPATLANWLEPPSNRWAFNHVERLLDTAVIPRGRTRPRRLAAAGTRLDETVIATTGGSSTVAEFLARTATDAIVVLRGDQVLFERYYGEAAPDRRHVLMSVSKSIAGMAAGCLVDDGILDVSATVATYVPELASSAYGTATVRDVLDMTAALRYNQDYDDPRSEVRVGDRAVGWRPRHSGDPDGVHAFLTGLEPDGPHGRRFQYCSATTDVLAWVLERAAGLPYPRLLGERIWSRIGAEHDAVVSTDPVGTPYACAGISATARDLARFGRCVLDGGVVDGVQVIPEEWIHATRRGGLAAVLPDRDLGSIHPNGTYRNQWWIPGDSAGTLFGIGIFGQYLWLDPERDVVIVKFSSLPHPRDGRSEHAVALAAIAEAVGSERGTWEA; from the coding sequence ATGAACGCATCCCAGGAAGTCCCGGCCACGCTCGCGAACTGGCTTGAACCGCCGTCCAACCGCTGGGCGTTCAACCATGTCGAGCGCCTGCTGGACACCGCGGTGATCCCACGCGGCCGAACCCGGCCCCGCCGACTCGCCGCGGCCGGCACGAGGCTGGACGAGACGGTGATCGCCACCACCGGCGGCTCCTCCACGGTGGCCGAGTTCCTTGCTCGCACGGCGACCGACGCGATCGTTGTGCTGCGCGGCGACCAGGTGCTGTTCGAGCGCTACTACGGCGAGGCGGCGCCGGACCGCCGGCACGTGCTGATGTCGGTCTCCAAGTCGATCGCCGGCATGGCCGCGGGGTGCCTGGTGGACGACGGGATACTCGACGTGTCGGCCACGGTGGCGACCTACGTTCCGGAACTGGCGTCGTCGGCCTACGGGACGGCGACGGTGCGCGACGTGTTGGATATGACCGCGGCGCTGCGTTACAACCAGGACTACGACGATCCGCGGTCCGAGGTGCGGGTCGGGGACCGAGCGGTGGGCTGGCGGCCCCGGCACAGCGGGGATCCGGACGGCGTGCATGCATTTCTGACCGGACTTGAGCCCGACGGCCCGCACGGGCGCCGGTTCCAGTACTGCTCGGCGACCACCGACGTGCTCGCCTGGGTGCTGGAGCGCGCCGCGGGGCTCCCCTATCCCAGGTTGCTCGGCGAACGTATCTGGTCACGGATCGGAGCCGAGCACGATGCCGTGGTCTCCACGGATCCGGTGGGCACCCCCTACGCCTGTGCAGGAATCAGTGCCACCGCCCGCGATCTCGCCCGCTTCGGTCGATGTGTGCTCGACGGCGGCGTGGTCGACGGGGTTCAGGTCATTCCCGAGGAGTGGATCCATGCCACGCGCCGGGGTGGCCTCGCAGCGGTACTGCCCGACCGCGACCTCGGGTCGATCCACCCGAACGGGACCTACCGCAACCAGTGGTGGATCCCCGGCGACTCGGCAGGCACCTTGTTCGGGATCGGCATCTTCGGCCAGTACCTGTGGCTCGACCCGGAGCGAGACGTCGTCATCGTGAAGTTCTCCAGCCTCCCGCACCCCCGGGACGGCCGTTCCGAGCACGCCGTGGCGCTCGCGGCGATCGCCGAGGCCGTCGGGTCCGAACGCGGCACCTGGGAGGCATGA
- a CDS encoding LysR family transcriptional regulator: MEIKRCRYFLAVVQDGTVTGAAKQLHVAQPALSRQLRYLENELGLVLFDRTGPRFRLTSAGRQFVTAAEDLVSRADRIEAAARYMAGGGLSRVVVAAAQTTINEVVAPFVATLGPDDPFVSVREVTADRICTTVSKDADLGLAAGPADDPTLAWRPLTDVPLRAYVAPTHRWATQGRRSITIAELVTEHLLLLTREHPARAVLDQAVSKAGLTYAQVTESSNALMCEALAASDFGVGVTTDLPRFGGCPLLIDTVDRTTLSLQLHVCWSPQHYGVEALTAVVDRLAEFAATYVHDTAWRTGTGHPTTAGAPPQIQRTAKGTQPNRTD, from the coding sequence ATGGAGATCAAGCGTTGTCGCTACTTCCTCGCGGTCGTCCAGGACGGCACCGTCACCGGGGCGGCGAAACAGCTCCACGTCGCACAGCCGGCGCTCTCCCGGCAACTGCGCTACCTGGAGAACGAGTTGGGACTGGTCCTGTTCGACCGAACCGGTCCGCGGTTCCGGCTGACCAGCGCGGGCCGGCAGTTCGTCACGGCCGCCGAGGATCTGGTCTCCCGAGCCGACCGGATCGAAGCCGCGGCACGGTACATGGCAGGCGGTGGGCTGTCCCGTGTGGTGGTGGCCGCGGCCCAGACCACGATCAACGAGGTGGTCGCGCCGTTCGTCGCGACGCTGGGCCCCGACGATCCCTTCGTCTCGGTGCGCGAGGTAACCGCGGACCGGATCTGCACCACGGTGAGCAAAGACGCCGACCTCGGCCTCGCCGCGGGGCCGGCCGACGACCCGACACTGGCATGGCGTCCACTGACGGACGTACCCCTGCGCGCCTACGTCGCCCCCACCCACCGGTGGGCCACCCAGGGGCGGCGCAGCATCACGATCGCCGAGCTGGTCACCGAACACCTGCTGCTGCTGACCCGGGAGCACCCGGCGCGAGCCGTCCTCGACCAGGCGGTGTCCAAGGCCGGCCTGACCTACGCCCAGGTGACGGAAAGCAGCAACGCCCTGATGTGCGAGGCGCTCGCGGCAAGCGATTTCGGCGTCGGCGTCACCACCGACCTGCCCCGGTTCGGCGGCTGTCCCCTGCTGATCGACACCGTCGACCGGACCACCCTGAGCCTTCAACTGCACGTCTGCTGGAGTCCGCAGCACTACGGGGTGGAGGCACTCACCGCCGTCGTGGACCGCCTCGCCGAATTCGCCGCGACGTACGTCCACGACACCGCATGGCGTACCGGCACCGGTCACCCCACCACCGCCGGTGCGCCTCCGCAGATACAGCGGACGGCGAAGGGGACGCAGCCGAACCGGACGGACTGA
- a CDS encoding TetR/AcrR family transcriptional regulator: protein MTSEKRRLQPRKEPRQARAELTRQRILTAAAHVFAEQGYAAGTTNRIAERARVSIGSLYQYYPNKDAILAELVTRHLDAGAAAMSRRRSGALPESLEEIIRLFVRTSIENHLGDPHLLRVMMEQPPLSAGLLEKVARHHEADVEYVQELFERHPEVRVADTAAAARLAVAAIEFIVHPLVAEPDPFDTTRLENELVAMVTRYLRG, encoded by the coding sequence ATGACGTCGGAGAAACGACGGCTTCAGCCACGTAAGGAGCCACGCCAGGCCCGCGCGGAGCTCACCCGGCAGCGCATCCTCACTGCGGCTGCTCACGTTTTCGCCGAGCAGGGCTACGCCGCGGGCACCACCAACCGGATCGCTGAACGGGCCCGGGTCTCGATCGGTTCGCTGTACCAGTACTACCCGAACAAGGACGCGATCCTGGCCGAACTGGTGACCCGGCACCTCGACGCCGGAGCCGCGGCCATGAGCCGCCGCCGCAGCGGCGCGCTGCCGGAGTCGTTGGAAGAGATCATCCGCTTGTTCGTGCGGACGTCGATCGAGAACCACCTCGGGGATCCGCACCTGCTGCGCGTCATGATGGAACAACCACCGCTGTCTGCCGGCCTGCTGGAGAAGGTCGCCCGGCACCATGAGGCGGACGTCGAGTACGTCCAGGAACTCTTCGAGCGCCATCCGGAAGTCAGGGTGGCCGACACGGCGGCGGCGGCACGGCTCGCCGTCGCGGCGATCGAATTCATCGTGCACCCGCTCGTCGCGGAGCCCGACCCGTTCGACACCACCAGGCTGGAGAACGAACTCGTGGCCATGGTGACCCGCTATTTGCGCGGCTGA
- a CDS encoding MSMEG_1061 family FMN-dependent PPOX-type flavoprotein — translation MTHTRVRPRRVAPAEVRARLGEPEAMLKEKKQNHIDEFSRRFIAHSPFLALATSSADGHLDCSPRGDYPGFVKVLDEHTLAIPDRPGNKIADSFTNLAEHDGVGLLFLIPGARETLRVNGRGYPTDEPDVLARMQTEAREPVLAIVVEVAEAYFHCGRALIRSRLWDPSSQALADELPSVGEVAAAQFGVDIDPAMLEAGLEAGYRELY, via the coding sequence ATGACGCATACCCGCGTCCGGCCGCGCCGGGTGGCACCGGCCGAGGTCCGTGCCCGGCTGGGCGAGCCCGAGGCAATGCTGAAGGAGAAGAAGCAGAACCACATCGACGAGTTCTCCCGCCGCTTCATCGCGCATTCCCCCTTCCTGGCGCTGGCCACCTCCAGCGCGGACGGACACCTGGACTGCTCACCCCGGGGCGACTACCCGGGCTTCGTGAAGGTGCTCGACGAGCACACGCTCGCGATTCCCGACCGGCCCGGCAACAAGATCGCCGATTCCTTCACCAACCTCGCCGAACACGACGGGGTCGGGCTGCTCTTCCTGATCCCCGGCGCCCGGGAAACGTTGCGGGTCAACGGGCGCGGCTATCCCACCGACGAGCCCGATGTGCTCGCCCGGATGCAGACCGAGGCGCGCGAACCTGTCCTGGCCATCGTTGTCGAGGTGGCGGAGGCGTACTTCCACTGTGGTCGGGCGCTGATCCGGTCCCGTCTGTGGGATCCCTCAAGCCAGGCGCTGGCCGACGAGCTTCCGTCGGTGGGTGAGGTCGCGGCTGCCCAGTTCGGCGTTGACATCGATCCTGCGATGCTCGAAGCGGGGCTCGAAGCCGGCTACCGCGAGCTGTACTGA
- a CDS encoding PDR/VanB family oxidoreductase, which translates to MQQTVIDRIEEIAEDVVSVALRGAGGPLAPWRPGAHIDLTLPNWLTRQYSLCGDPAERGWYRIAVRFERLSRGGSEYVHRFLKPGRTLEISLPRNHFPLEPAPEYLFVAGGIGITPIRPMLRSAIEGGAQAKLVYVGRSRASMPFADELRTAYGDRVAIVATEEQGRPDFAAMAAGSGSRALVYCCGPAPMLAAVEAAFPVGRLRAERFRPTARKFASDTGFDVVCARSGRTIQVDAGKSLLDALSHAGRPVPSGCREGVCGSCELTVLEGEPEHRDDIGAPEGRMYPCVSRALSPRLVLDL; encoded by the coding sequence ATGCAGCAGACGGTTATCGACCGGATCGAAGAGATCGCCGAAGACGTGGTCTCGGTGGCCCTGCGCGGTGCCGGGGGGCCGCTGGCGCCGTGGCGGCCGGGAGCGCATATCGACCTCACCCTGCCGAACTGGCTGACGCGGCAGTACTCGTTGTGCGGTGACCCCGCGGAGCGCGGGTGGTATCGCATCGCGGTCCGCTTCGAACGGCTCAGCCGGGGCGGCTCGGAGTACGTGCACCGCTTCCTGAAGCCTGGTCGGACACTCGAAATCTCCTTGCCACGCAACCACTTCCCGCTGGAACCCGCGCCGGAGTATCTCTTCGTGGCCGGCGGGATCGGCATCACGCCCATCCGGCCGATGCTGCGTTCGGCGATCGAAGGGGGCGCTCAGGCGAAACTGGTGTACGTGGGCCGATCGCGCGCCTCCATGCCTTTCGCCGACGAGCTGCGCACCGCATACGGAGACAGGGTGGCCATCGTCGCGACCGAAGAACAGGGCAGGCCTGACTTCGCAGCAATGGCAGCCGGTTCGGGCTCCCGTGCACTGGTCTACTGCTGTGGGCCCGCGCCGATGCTCGCCGCGGTCGAGGCGGCGTTTCCCGTCGGACGGCTGCGTGCCGAGAGGTTCCGGCCCACTGCGCGGAAGTTCGCATCGGACACAGGGTTCGATGTGGTGTGCGCCCGAAGTGGACGGACGATCCAGGTCGATGCCGGGAAGTCGTTGCTGGACGCCCTGAGCCACGCCGGGCGGCCGGTCCCGTCAGGCTGCCGCGAAGGTGTGTGCGGCAGCTGCGAACTCACGGTCCTGGAAGGGGAGCCCGAACACCGCGACGACATCGGGGCACCCGAGGGCCGGATGTACCCGTGCGTGTCCCGCGCACTCTCGCCACGCCTGGTTCTGGACCTGTAG
- a CDS encoding VOC family protein, producing the protein MELTQIRLLVSDFPAVYRFYRDVLGLKPQFEAESGPYAKLSPDTGHSAIALQDRAQMADVLGRLGAEPEGYRALVVLRVEDLDAAHAELTSRGAEFTRDPGPMGDRMRVAYLEDPEGNLIELQEWLALREQVAATPA; encoded by the coding sequence ATGGAACTCACCCAGATACGCCTGCTGGTATCCGACTTCCCCGCCGTCTACCGCTTCTACCGGGACGTGCTCGGGCTCAAGCCGCAGTTCGAGGCGGAGAGCGGCCCGTACGCGAAGCTCAGTCCCGACACCGGACACTCCGCGATTGCGCTCCAGGACCGGGCGCAGATGGCCGATGTGCTGGGGCGGTTGGGGGCGGAGCCGGAGGGATATCGTGCGCTGGTGGTGCTCCGGGTGGAGGACTTGGACGCCGCCCACGCCGAACTCACCTCGCGGGGAGCGGAGTTCACCAGGGACCCGGGACCGATGGGGGACCGGATGCGGGTCGCGTACCTGGAGGATCCGGAAGGGAATCTGATTGAGCTTCAGGAATGGCTGGCACTGCGTGAGCAGGTGGCAGCAACGCCGGCGTAG
- a CDS encoding DEAD/DEAH box helicase, giving the protein MNAKPPSPKGDLTTPQTAARGLPPVESFDALGLPPELTAAMTGLGVTEPFPIQAATLPNALAGRDVLGRARTGSGKTLAFGLALLARTAGMRAESKQPLALVLVPTRELAQQVSDALRPYAQALNVRLATVVGGLAINRQAALLRTGAEVVVATPGRLADLVSRRSCDLQQVRITVLDEADQMCDLGFLPQVSEILDQVRPDGQRLLFSATLDRNVDRLVQDYLHEPVVASLDRVAGSVTTMEHHVLNVHPADKYATATEIAARDGQVLMFLDTKAGVDQFTRHLRASGVRAAALHSGKSQPQRTHTLAQFKDGEITVLVATNVAARGIHIEALDLVVNVDPPADAKDYLHRGGRTARAGESGIVVTLVTPNQRRDVNQIMTDARIRPTVTQVRSGEERLTAITGAKRPPIEEKSSGNAPFRGMGTRPGRPKESRRTADARKTAEARAAARVRKSR; this is encoded by the coding sequence ATGAACGCGAAGCCGCCGTCCCCGAAGGGCGACCTCACAACGCCGCAGACGGCTGCCCGTGGCCTACCGCCGGTCGAGTCCTTCGACGCACTCGGGCTGCCGCCGGAGCTGACGGCGGCGATGACCGGCCTCGGCGTGACAGAGCCCTTCCCGATCCAGGCGGCGACCCTGCCCAATGCGCTGGCCGGCCGTGATGTCCTCGGCCGCGCCCGGACCGGCTCCGGCAAGACGCTTGCCTTCGGGCTTGCGCTGCTGGCGCGGACGGCAGGTATGCGAGCGGAGTCGAAGCAGCCGCTCGCACTGGTCCTGGTGCCGACCCGGGAGCTCGCGCAGCAGGTGAGCGACGCGCTGAGGCCATATGCGCAGGCGCTGAACGTACGGCTGGCGACGGTGGTGGGCGGGCTGGCGATCAACCGGCAGGCGGCGCTGCTGCGGACCGGCGCCGAAGTGGTCGTCGCGACGCCGGGGCGGCTCGCCGACCTCGTATCGCGCCGGTCCTGTGATCTGCAGCAGGTGCGGATCACGGTGCTGGACGAGGCGGACCAGATGTGCGACCTGGGGTTCCTGCCGCAGGTCTCGGAAATCCTCGACCAGGTCCGCCCCGACGGACAGCGGCTGCTGTTCTCGGCCACGCTCGACCGCAATGTCGACCGGTTGGTGCAGGACTATCTGCATGAGCCGGTAGTAGCCTCGCTCGACCGTGTGGCGGGCTCGGTCACCACGATGGAACACCATGTGCTGAACGTCCATCCCGCCGACAAGTACGCGACCGCGACCGAAATCGCCGCGCGGGACGGCCAGGTCCTGATGTTCCTGGACACCAAGGCCGGCGTGGACCAGTTCACCCGGCACCTGCGGGCCAGCGGCGTACGGGCTGCCGCCCTGCACAGCGGGAAGTCGCAGCCCCAGCGCACACACACGCTCGCGCAGTTCAAGGACGGCGAGATCACCGTGCTGGTGGCCACCAATGTCGCGGCGCGAGGCATTCACATCGAGGCGCTCGACCTCGTCGTCAACGTCGACCCGCCCGCCGACGCGAAGGACTACCTGCACCGTGGTGGGCGTACGGCTCGCGCCGGGGAATCCGGGATCGTGGTCACGCTGGTCACCCCGAACCAACGGCGAGACGTGAACCAGATCATGACCGACGCCCGGATCCGGCCGACTGTCACCCAGGTGCGCTCCGGCGAGGAGAGGCTGACCGCCATCACCGGGGCGAAGCGCCCGCCGATCGAAGAGAAGAGCAGCGGCAACGCCCCCTTCCGTGGCATGGGTACTCGTCCGGGCCGCCCCAAGGAGTCCCGCAGAACGGCCGACGCCCGCAAGACGGCGGAAGCACGAGCAGCGGCCCGGGTACGCAAGAGCCGCTGA
- a CDS encoding MarR family winged helix-turn-helix transcriptional regulator → MDEDALAEELRRSLGELVRAVRAVDTMPPGEAAILGFLDRGGPLTTADLARLRGVTHQSAAKSVKELSAGGLVHVEQHPDDGRKLLLHLTDAGRSRLQRERTLRAGALGAAIRETFDPDEKLRLSESVALLSRLTARLTGQH, encoded by the coding sequence ATGGACGAAGACGCGCTGGCCGAGGAGTTGCGGCGGTCACTCGGTGAGCTGGTCCGGGCGGTACGAGCCGTGGACACCATGCCTCCCGGCGAGGCCGCCATTCTCGGATTCCTCGACCGCGGCGGCCCCTTGACCACGGCCGACCTGGCCCGCCTGCGCGGCGTCACACACCAGTCGGCCGCCAAGTCGGTCAAAGAACTCTCCGCCGGCGGCTTGGTCCACGTCGAGCAGCACCCCGACGACGGCCGGAAGCTCCTGCTGCACCTCACCGACGCCGGCCGCTCCCGACTCCAGCGGGAACGCACTCTCCGCGCGGGTGCCCTGGGCGCCGCCATCCGCGAGACCTTCGACCCCGACGAAAAGCTGCGGCTCAGCGAGTCCGTCGCCCTGCTGTCCCGCCTGACGGCTCGCCTTACCGGACAGCACTGA
- a CDS encoding MBL fold metallo-hydrolase yields MELTKFGHACVRLEKDGRRLVIDPGGLTDPGALEGADAVLVTHEHFDHFSEDVLRRAAAARPDLRIWTNSSVAKRLDGIGTQVTATGDGDAFSVAGFDIRVHGAWHAVIHPDVPRIPNIGFLVDEALFHPGDALTVPGTPVGTLLLPVHAPWSTVGDLIDYLREVAPRDAYAVHDGALNDVGTAMVEGFLGERGPGVPARYRRLAPGTSVRLG; encoded by the coding sequence ATGGAACTCACCAAGTTCGGTCATGCGTGTGTGCGGCTGGAGAAGGACGGGCGCCGCCTGGTCATCGACCCGGGCGGTCTGACCGACCCCGGGGCGCTGGAAGGCGCCGACGCCGTGCTCGTGACGCACGAGCACTTCGACCACTTCTCGGAGGACGTGCTGCGCCGGGCGGCCGCGGCCCGTCCGGATCTGCGTATCTGGACCAACTCCTCCGTCGCGAAGCGGCTGGACGGCATCGGCACGCAGGTCACCGCCACCGGGGACGGGGACGCCTTCAGCGTCGCGGGCTTCGACATCCGGGTTCACGGCGCCTGGCACGCGGTCATCCACCCGGATGTCCCGCGCATTCCCAACATCGGATTCCTGGTGGACGAGGCCCTGTTCCACCCCGGCGACGCCCTGACCGTCCCCGGTACTCCGGTCGGCACGCTACTACTGCCGGTGCACGCTCCCTGGTCCACTGTCGGCGATCTGATCGACTATCTGCGCGAGGTCGCTCCCCGCGATGCTTACGCCGTGCATGACGGCGCCCTCAACGACGTCGGCACCGCGATGGTCGAGGGCTTCCTCGGCGAGCGCGGCCCCGGAGTCCCGGCCCGCTACCGCCGATTGGCCCCGGGCACGAGCGTCCGGCTTGGGTGA